Part of the Bacillus sp. N1-1 genome, AACAGTGCTGCGGCATGTTAGAGAAGGTAGTACACAATTAAAAGCCTTTGATGAAGTCGGCGATCGACTTAGCCGAACATCAGCAGCCGTAGGATTCCGTTGGAACGCCATTGTCAGAGATCGATACGAACAGGCTTTAAAGCTTGCGAAAAAGCAGCGTAAAGAAATGAAGCGTGCTGAGCGTAGACAACCCGAATACACGAAAAACGATATGCATACACCTTTGCAGCAAGAACAACCTATCGCCAAACCTGTACTTAAAACACCAATCAACACGACTGAACCAACTCAAACTAAGAAGGAACTAACGATGAGAGATGTCATCACATTCTTATCCAATCTCGAACAATCCGCATCCTCAACAAACAAACTTAGAACAAACCTTGAGAAACTAGAATCGGAGAATCAACTCCTAAGAGAAGAAAACACCCTGCTCAACCAAAGAATCAAAACGCTTGAAAACGAACAACAAGTAATGAAAGAAGATTACCAATCCCTAATCCAAATCA contains:
- a CDS encoding RsfA family transcriptional regulator — translated: MKVRQDAWSHEDDLMLAETVLRHVREGSTQLKAFDEVGDRLSRTSAAVGFRWNAIVRDRYEQALKLAKKQRKEMKRAERRQPEYTKNDMHTPLQQEQPIAKPVLKTPINTTEPTQTKKELTMRDVITFLSNLEQSASSTNKLRTNLEKLESENQLLREENTLLNQRIKTLENEQQVMKEDYQSLIQIMDRARRMVVLNDNEDQNVPTFKMDKNGNLEKVAR